DNA from Hypanus sabinus isolate sHypSab1 chromosome 31, sHypSab1.hap1, whole genome shotgun sequence:
aatttcctgtttaatgccatccccaatctCACTACTGCTGCTAGGTgatctgtacacaactcccaccagcgttttctgccccttagtgttatgcagttccGCCCATATCGATTCAACATcatccaggctaatgtccttcctttctattgcgttagtCTCCTCTCGAACCAGCaatgccaccccacctccttttctttcctgtctatccctcctggatgttgagctccctggagccatgtctctgtgatcccaactatatcatatccattaataactatctgcacattcaattcatccaccttgttaccaatgctcctcgcattgacacacaaagccttcaccTCTGCAcgtggtgtgtgagagagtttatTTCGCTGGAGCGCTTTGTGTCGGATAGACCGTTGGAAATTGGCGGGTGTGGTAAAGTGAAGGCGGAGCTGGACGATGAGAGGCCGCTCTGGGCTCTGTCCGTTACTCTGACTCTGTCTCCTCCCTTCCCCGCCTCTATCTCTCTGTGCGTTTCTCGGGCAGGTCGGGGCGCTGTGTATAAAAGGAGACAGCAGCAGTCGGCTTATCACTGAGCAGCGACCCGAGTGAAGCAGCATCATGtctggcagagggaaaggaggcaAAGGACTGGGCAAAGGCGGAGCCAAGCGGCACCGTAAAGTGCTCCGTGATAACATCCAGGGCATCACCAAACCGGCCATCCGGCGTCTGGCTCGCCGTGGCGGCGTCAAGCGGATCTCGGGTCTGATCTACGAGGAGACCCGCGGggtgctgaaggttttcctggAGAATGTGATCCGGGATGCGGTCACCTACACTGAACACGCCAAGCGCAAGACGGTCACTGCCATGGATGTGGTGTACGCTCTGAAACGCCAGGGCCGCACTCTCTATGGCTTCGGCGGCTGAAAAACTCCCACTTCCTCCCGAACACAACACAAAGGCTCTTCTAAGAGCCACCCACCGCCTCACAGACGGAGCCGTGTCCAcaaccttttaattatttttatcgaTATATTAATCTGGTTCCATTTGAAATAGATTAATCattccgcttgaaatatatatagctGCGATTGTGCCTTTCCAGGCGGTGATTACCGTGAATGCTGGATGCATTTATATCGATCTTAATCATTCTGTCCATCTCGGTCAGAAATCAGTTCCCTCGTTTAGAGAATCGATTCCGTAATCATGCATTCAAATCTTAACTGAGGGAATTAAATATTAAATGAAACTGAAAATTCATGATCAGTGATAGAATTAATTGTAAATAAAAAGTTATCAAGCACCGTCGCTGGGTGCTCTGAAATTGGCGGGCGGTTTGAAATTAATCGGGCGCCAATCACAGTGCATTCTGATTGGATAAAATCCGACCGCCAGTTAACAGTTTCCCATTTTGTCCCTGCCAGCCTGCATGAAATAATCAACCAATCACAGCAACATACATCCTTTAATAGACAGTCGGTATTCAGCCAATCATAAGCGGTGGGACGGCCCTTCCCAGCGGTATAAAGGCCTGTGCTGGAGCCCGTTTCGTCTATCTTGTTCCTGTGTTTCAGCCCGTGTCCTCACTCCTGAAGCAGAATGGCCCGCACCAAGCAGACAGCGCGCAAATCGACTGGCGGAAAAGCTCCTCGCAAACAGCTGGCGACCAAAGCGGCGCGGAAGAGCGCTCCTGCCACCGGCGGAGTGAAGAAGCCTCATCGCTACCGACCCGGCACCGTGGCTCTGAGGGAGATCCGGCGCTACCAGAAATCCACCGAGCTGCTCATCCGCAAACTTCCCTTCCAGCGCCTGGTCCGGGAGATCGCTCAGGACTTCAAAACCGATCTGCGTTTCCAGAGCTCGGCCGTCATGGCCCTGCAGGAGGCAAGTGAGGCTTACCTGGTCGGGCTCTTTGAGGACACTAACCTGTGCGCCATCCACGCCAAGCGAGTCACCATTATGCCCAAGGACATCCAGTTGGCCCGCCGCATCCGCGGGGAGCGCGCCTAAGCCCAGCCTACATACCGAAcaccagaaaaggctcttttaagagccactACCACTGCAAACGAAAGAGCTGTAGCTTGCTGATCATTATTGTAGTAGCGATCTGCCTTCCCGATCGATTTTGCACTAATTGACCCCGAGCATCAGTTCTGCGCAGACAGGGTAATTAAGCGAGGGGTAGGAGATAATAGACAatggacagtaggtgcaggattaggccattcggccctactagccagcaccgccattcactgtgatcatggctgatcatacacaatcagtacccggttcctgccctctccccatatcccttgactccgctatctataagagcactatctgacactcttgaatgcatccagattAATTTCACTTCTCCCACAAACCTGTCGTGTACAGCTGGTGCGGCTGTTACCGTTTTGTTTGCTTTGGACATGGGGAAACGTTCGTGCCCGCTATGCTTGGAGTGGAGCATCCCGACGCGAGGGGTAGAGTGGGGGATTTCGGGGGGCGGTGACTACCAGgaaataattattttttaaattagatTTCACTCTCTTGTACATTTTTGATATTGGTGTTTTGTGTAAATTAACAAAGTAGTTTTGTAGCTGGGGCCTGCATGAAGGTCAGTCGGCAATGCCACCGGGTAGTTTATCATATATCCTCCCGCTGCAGTCCGTCCAGAGACGGATCCCTCTCTTAACACGCCCCCTCCCCTCTCGCGTAGGTTTCAGCAGTTCCCAATCAACTCAGCTGAATCTCCGCTGGTGTCTAtgtctcagtcactctctcccaGATCGGAGAAGGAATTGGGCCTGAAATTGCCCACATCCCATATCTCTCAATCTCAGCTCGGGCATCCGTGTCTCATTTCAGACACCGCACCAAATGTCAGAGGTACCGGCAATCTCGGGTTCCATTGAGAAGTTCTCAATCGGACCCGGCGCTGGAATCACAACACTCCGAATCAGCTCTTTTCTGAGATGTGGGTGGCTCTGAGAAGAGCCGTTGGGTTCAGATACACACAAATGGTGGATTCTCAATTCACTTTTTGACGGCTGTTTTCTTGGGTTTCGAGGATTTCGACTTCGGCTTCTTGGCCGCCTTCGTCTTCGGGGCTGCAGCTTTCTTGGGGCTCTTGGGCTTCGGCGCCGCTTTCTTAGCCGC
Protein-coding regions in this window:
- the LOC132383740 gene encoding uncharacterized protein LOC132383740, with protein sequence MSGRGKGGKGLGKGGAKRHRKVLRDNIQGITKPAIRRLARRGGVKRISGLIYEETRGVLKVFLENVIRDAVTYTEHAKRKTVTAMDVVYALKRQGRRAPITVHSDWIKSDRHRMARTKQTARKSTGGKAPRKQLATKAARKSAPATGGVKKPHRYRPGTVALREIRRYQKSTELLIRKLPFQRLVREIAQDFKTDLRFQSSAVMALQEASEAYLVGLFEDTNLAVVIIMSGRGKGGKGLGKGGAKRHRKVLRDNIQGITKPAIRRLARRGGVKRISGLIYEETRGVLKVFLENVIRDAVTYTEHAKRKTVTAMDVVYALKRQGRTLYGFGG